The nucleotide sequence CTTCGCTACCACCTTGTTTAGTAACTTCTGATGGCTTTGGCAAAATGGAAGATGCATTTGTCTTGAGATGTCTCAAATTGATCATGTTCCATAGGTCTGCATTGATTTCAAGAGTACGTGATGTCGTATCAACTATCAGGGTTTGTAGGTTCCAAATTTTGGTTATGGACTTGGGAAGGACTGTAAAATCACTAGACAAAGCAATGTATCTCAAATGAACCAAATCGGTAAGGTCCTTCGGAAATTTAGTGAACTTGAAGGACTTGACATCTAAAACTCTGAGCAATTTGAAGGCCGCGGGGATGGATGAAATGTTTTTAAGTGGTAAGGTCATTTCTTCCTTGGAGAAAAGACTGCGGACCCGTGGACCATAAGGTTTTGATGAAATGAAGCTCAGAAAATGGGAATGTATACTAAGGCGACGGTAGTTTTGTACCTCGGAAATTGAAGGTACAAAAATCCCTTCATCACTCATTTTAATCTCCTGGAACAACTTTTcttgatcatttccagattcGTTCTTGCAGAACTCCCGTAGCATGTCATGAATGCGGCAACTTTTGATTCGACCATCGAGGCTCTTCTTGTCACCCATTACTAGGTTCCTGCTGATAAGCTCCTCCAAATAGTCCTGCGCAGTCTCCTCCAAGCTTATATCATTCTTTTTCTGTA is from Primulina huaijiensis isolate GDHJ02 unplaced genomic scaffold, ASM1229523v2 scaffold40175, whole genome shotgun sequence and encodes:
- the LOC140969057 gene encoding putative late blight resistance protein homolog R1A-10; this encodes VARLANHNREPHVLRFLTHQESWLLFRLEVFGEPVCPSKLEEHGKLIVDQCDRLPLAIVVIAGILVKKTSAGDLNATEKQWRKVRERVKYYINEDPEKRMEKIISLSYNKLPYHLRPCFLYFGMFPEDFEIPVQKLILMWIAEGFIQKKNDISLEETAQDYLEELISRNLVMGDKKSLDGRIKSCRIHDMLREFCKNESGNDQEKLFQEIKMSDEGIFVPSISEVQNYRRLSIHSHFLSFISSKPYGPRVRSLFSKEEMTLPLKNISSIPAAFKLLRVLDVKSFKFTKFPKDLTDLVHLRYIALSSDFTVLPKSITKIWNLQTLIVDTTSRTLEINADLWNMINLRHLKTNASSILPKPSEVTKQGGSEELQTLGMISTQNCTEDVFGRACNLKKLGIRGQIAALARCRGLEKLRNLRKLKLFNDVRFGS